Proteins encoded by one window of Micromonospora coxensis:
- a CDS encoding aminoglycoside phosphotransferase family protein: MGEPTKSRIGWRDLPAHVRSAVQEILGDRVVDAVSQPGGYSPGTADRVRTARGGRAFVKAVCPTLNAHSVTLHRAEAAVAARLPGSAPTPRLLGRHDDGEWVALVFTDVDGRHPRTPWRDDELAVVLRTVQELAVALTPNPVPHVPPAAERLATDFTGWHRIAADPPADLDPWARAHLPELCAAAERGLAALDGDTLCHVDLRADNLLLDAAGTVTVVDWPHACRGPAWLDTALLLVNVLLYGGHDVEALLRRLPLTAAVDPDALTGVHAGLAGFFLDGARRPPPPGISTVRAFQRAQGDALLPWVRRRLR, translated from the coding sequence ATGGGTGAGCCGACGAAGAGCCGGATCGGCTGGCGGGACCTGCCCGCCCACGTCCGGTCCGCCGTGCAGGAGATCCTCGGCGACCGGGTGGTCGACGCCGTCTCCCAGCCCGGCGGGTACTCCCCCGGCACCGCCGACCGGGTCCGCACCGCGCGGGGCGGGCGGGCGTTCGTCAAGGCGGTCTGTCCGACGTTGAACGCGCACAGCGTCACGCTGCACCGTGCCGAGGCGGCCGTCGCGGCCCGGCTGCCCGGGTCGGCCCCGACACCCCGGCTGCTGGGCCGCCACGACGACGGCGAGTGGGTGGCGCTGGTCTTCACCGACGTGGACGGGCGCCACCCGCGGACCCCGTGGCGGGACGACGAACTGGCCGTGGTGCTCCGGACGGTGCAGGAGCTGGCGGTCGCCCTCACCCCCAACCCGGTCCCGCACGTCCCGCCCGCCGCCGAGCGGCTGGCGACGGACTTCACCGGGTGGCACCGGATCGCCGCCGACCCACCCGCCGACCTCGACCCGTGGGCCCGGGCCCACCTGCCCGAGCTGTGCGCCGCCGCCGAACGGGGCCTGGCCGCACTCGACGGTGACACCCTCTGCCACGTCGACCTGCGGGCCGACAACCTGCTGCTCGACGCCGCCGGCACGGTCACCGTGGTCGACTGGCCGCACGCCTGCCGGGGCCCGGCCTGGCTCGACACCGCCCTGCTGCTGGTCAACGTCCTGCTGTACGGCGGGCACGACGTCGAGGCGCTGCTGCGCCGGCTGCCGCTCACCGCCGCCGTCGACCCCGACGCCCTGACCGGGGTCCACGCCGGGCTGGCCGGGTTCTTCCTCGACGGCGCCCGGCGACCGCCGCCGCCCGGCATTTCGACCGTCCGGGCGTTCCAGCGGGCCCAGGGCGACGCGCTGCTGCCCTGGGTACGCCGCCGGCTGCGCTGA
- a CDS encoding helix-hairpin-helix domain-containing protein, whose translation MTATDIPPTVGAPATRALTAAGWTRLDQLTGVTERELRALHGVGPKAIGVLREALRQRGLRLAGEDGTA comes from the coding sequence GTGACCGCGACGGACATCCCACCGACGGTCGGCGCGCCGGCCACCCGCGCGTTGACCGCCGCCGGCTGGACCCGGCTCGACCAGCTCACCGGCGTCACCGAGCGGGAGCTGCGCGCCCTGCACGGCGTCGGACCGAAGGCGATCGGCGTGCTGCGGGAGGCGCTGCGGCAGCGCGGCCTGCGCCTCGCCGGGGAGGACGGCACCGCCTGA
- a CDS encoding 3-oxoacyl-ACP reductase family protein yields the protein MTTTTLLDGKVALVTGGSRGIGAATALRLAADGADVAVTWQQDAEQAATVVKRIEATGRRALALRADNADPTALREAVDRTAGELGRLDILVNNAAVFLVGAVDEFDAADLDRTIAVNVRAPFVAAQAATRHLGAGGRIISIGSNVAERTVFPGLAAYAMSKSALVGMTKGLARDLGPRGVTVNLVVPGPTDTDANPADGPNAGTIRGFTALGRYASPDEVAATVAHLAGPDAGYVTGATITVDGGFTV from the coding sequence ATGACGACGACGACACTTCTCGACGGCAAGGTGGCTCTGGTGACCGGCGGCAGCCGGGGCATCGGGGCGGCGACCGCGCTGCGGCTGGCCGCCGACGGCGCCGACGTGGCCGTGACCTGGCAGCAGGACGCCGAACAGGCGGCGACGGTGGTGAAGCGGATCGAGGCGACCGGCCGCCGGGCGCTCGCCCTGCGGGCCGACAACGCCGACCCGACCGCCCTGCGGGAGGCGGTCGACCGGACGGCCGGCGAGCTGGGCCGGCTCGACATCCTGGTGAACAACGCGGCGGTGTTCCTGGTCGGCGCGGTCGACGAGTTCGACGCCGCCGACCTGGACCGCACCATCGCGGTCAACGTCCGGGCGCCCTTCGTCGCCGCGCAGGCCGCCACCCGGCACCTGGGCGCCGGCGGCCGGATCATCTCGATCGGCAGCAACGTCGCCGAGCGGACGGTCTTCCCCGGGCTGGCCGCGTACGCGATGAGCAAGAGCGCGCTGGTCGGCATGACCAAGGGGCTCGCCCGGGACCTCGGGCCGCGCGGCGTCACGGTCAACCTGGTCGTACCCGGGCCGACCGACACGGACGCCAACCCGGCCGACGGCCCGAACGCCGGGACGATCCGCGGCTTCACCGCCCTCGGCCGGTACGCCTCCCCGGACGAGGTGGCCGCCACGGTCGCCCATCTCGCCGGCCCCGACGCCGGGTACGTCACCGGCGCGACGATCACCGTCGACGGTGGCTTCACCGTCTGA